One stretch of Oncorhynchus masou masou isolate Uvic2021 chromosome 9, UVic_Omas_1.1, whole genome shotgun sequence DNA includes these proteins:
- the LOC135545801 gene encoding diacylglycerol kinase theta-like has product MANSTRTKNENSIMESASPLSGRKKAQQSPGSRSRYHVSAPGHCFRKVTLTKPTFCHNCSDFIWGLIGFICEVCNFMCHEKCLKTVRTACSCMAPTLVRIPVAHCFGPAGQKKRFCCVCRKHLEGNTAIRCEVCELHAHSECAAFSCGDCRLCHQDGSQDFDTLHHHWREGNIPSGARCEVCRRTCGSSDVLAGMRCEWCGMTTHAACYVIVPPECGLGRLRSMLLHPACVRICSRNFSKMHCYRISESCQNDLDNLDEVDTQIPATTKESQPATTADSGKQVLKVFDGDDAVKRSHFRLVSIPRITKNEEVVESALRTFYIPDDSLDYELQDNGQQALHSNDILNRNGTPDEKAIFKENVPEAWLLRAKPQDTEVLKVYPGWLKVGVAYISISISKNSTVDSVIKEVLTQLGRQDEDPSSFSLVEVYMGSKQVQRQGLTGQELLLYKLQEIRKISLRQMNQTRFYIVESRKQVVQVNLLLEGLPVQLSKEEYTNLLQEHLAIKSHLVTITHVYGSQGAVVVQISCFSEAERIYMLAKDTSVSNQQLTSLVIPEIMHNKLPKGGSPLLVFVNPKSGGLKGQELLYGFRKLLNPHQVFDMTNGGPLPGLHTFREVPRFRVLVCGGDGTVGWVLGVLEAIRHKLVCPEPPIGIVPLGTGNDLARILRWGAGYSGEDPHHILVSVDEAEEVQMDRWTILLDAQEVTEDGKENGFLEPPKIVQMNNYFGLGIDAELSLDFHHAREEEPGKFNSRFHNKGVYLKAGLQKLSHTRNLHKDLKLQVDKQEVELPSIEGLIFLNIPSWGSGADLWGSEGDSRYGKPRIDDGMLEVVGVTGVVHMGQVQGGMRSGIRLAQGNYVRITVTKPIPVQVDGEPWIQAPGNIIISAAGPKVRMLRKSKHKQKKQPASLKERRSESPSSSDGGH; this is encoded by the exons ATGGCAAACAGCACTCGAACGAAGAATGAGAATTCCATCATGGAAAGCGCAAGCCCCCTGTCCGGGAGGAAAAAGGCACAACAATCCCCTGGGTCTCGCTCAAGGTACCATGTCAGTGCACCCGGACATTGTTTTAGGAAAGTGACTCTCACCAAGCCAACGTTCTGCCACAACTGCAGTGATTTCATATGGGGTCTTATCGGATTCATTTGTGAAG TATGTAACTTTATGTGCCATGAGAAGTGCCTGAAGACTGTGCGGACTGCGTGTTCATGTATGGCCCCGACGCTGGTGCGG ATCCCTGTGGCCCATTGCTTTGGTCCAGCAGGGCAGAAAAAGAGATTCTGCTGTGTGTGTCGAAAACATCTGGAGGGAAACACAGCCATTCGCTGTGAAG TTTGTGAGCTGCATGCCCACTCGGAATGTGCTGCATTCAGCTGTGGTGACTGTCGTCTCTGCCATCAAGATGGGAGTCAGGACTTT GATACGCTTCACCACCACTGGCGGGAGGGAAACATCCCCTCAGGTGCACGCTGTGAGGTCTGCCGACGCACCTGTGGCTCCTCGGACGTCCTGGCGGGGATGCGGTGCGAGTGGTGTGGTATGACG ACACACGCTGCCTGTTATGTCATTGTGCCTCCAGAGTGTGGCCTAGGACGTCTACGTAGCATGCTCCTTCACCCCGCTTGCGTGCGAATATGCTCGCGGAACTTCAGCAAGATGCACTGCTACCGCATCTCTGAGAGCTGCCAGAATGACCTGG ATAACCTGGACGAAGTTGACACCCAGATTCCAGCAACTACAAAGGAGAGCCAGCCGGCAACCACAGCGGATTCAG GGAAGCAGGTTCTCAAGGTGTTTGATGGGGACGATGCAGTCAAGCGCAGCCACTTCCGCTTGGTCTCCATTCCTCGGATAACCAAGAATGAGGAAGTGGTG GAGTCAGCGTTGAGGACCTTCTACATCCCAGATGACTCGCTGGACTACGAGCTCCAAGACAACGGCCAGCAGGCTCTACACAGCAATGACATCCTTAACCGTAACGGCACCCCTGACGAAAAGGCCATCTTTAAGGAGAACGTGCCTGAGGCGTGGCTTCTAAGGGCCAAACCCCAGGACACAGAGGTCCTCAAGGTTTATCCTGGCTGGCTCAA GGTTGGTGTGGCGTACatatccatctccatctccaagAACAGCACAGTGGATTCTGTCATTAAGGAGGTCCTCACTCAACTGGGAAGACAG GACGAAGACCCATCAAGCTTCAGCCTTGTGGAGGTTTACATGGGCAGTAAGCAAG TTCAGAGACAAGGGCTGACAGGCCAGGAGCTGCTACTGTACAAACTGCAGGAGATAAGGAAG ATCTCCCTAAGGCAGATGAACCAGACCCGTTTCTACATCGTGGAGAGCAGGAAGCAAGTTGTGCAGGTCAACCTGCTGCTGGAGGGACTGCCTGTACAACTGAGCAAGGAGGAATATACCAACCTGCTACAGGAGCACTTAGCTATCAAGA GTCACTTGGTCACCATCACACATGTTTACGGGAGCCAAG GTGCAGTAGTGGTGCAGATATCGTGCTTCTCTGAGGCTGAGAGGATCTACATGTTAGCCAAAGACACGTCTGTCAGCAACCAGCAGCTGACCTCCCTAGTCATCCCAGAGATCATG CACAACAAGTTGCCCAAAGGTGGCTCGCCCCTACTGGTGTTTGTCAACCCCAAGAGCGGCGGGCTGAAGGGCCAAGAGCTTCTTTATGGCTTCCGGAAGCTTCTCAACCCCCACCAAGTGTTTGACATGACCAACGGGGGACCGTTGCCTGG ACTGCACACGTTTAGAGAGGTACCCCGCTTCCGGGTTTTGGTGTGTGGGGGAGATGGGACGGTGGGCTGGGTCCTGGGGGTCCTGGAGGCCATCCGACACAAGCTGGTCTGTCCTGAGCCCCCCATTGGTAttgtcccactgggcacag GTAATGACCTGGCGCGGATCCTCCGTTGGGGGGCGGGCTACAGTGGAGAGGACCCCCACCACATCCTTGTGTCTGTAGACGAGGCGGAGGAGGTGCAGATGGACCGCTGGACCATCCTGCTGGATGCACAAGAAGTCACAGAGGACGGCAAGGAGAACGGCTTCCTGGAACCACCAAAG ATAGTGCAGATGAACAATTATTTTGGTCTGGGCATCGATGCTGAGCTCAGTTTGGACTTCCACCATGCCCGTGAAGAAGAACCAGGAAAGTTCAACAGCAG GTTCCATAACAAAGGTGTGTACCTGAAGGCGGGTCTGCAGAAGCTGAGCCACACACGGAACCTTCACAAGGACCTTAAACTGCAGGTGGACAAACAAGAAGTGGAACTGCCCAGCATAGAAGGCCTCATCTTCCTAAACATCCCCAG ctgggGCTCTGGGGCAGACCTGTGGGGATCAGAGGGTGACTCGCGCTACGGGAAACCACGCATTGACGATGGCATGCTGGAGGTGGTGGGGGTGACCGGGGTAGTGCACATG GGCCAGGTGCAGGGCGGCATGCGTTCTGGGATCCGTCTCGCCCAGGGCAACTACGTGCGTATCACAGTGACCAAGCCCATCCCTGTGCAGGTGGATGGAGAGCCCTGGATCCAGGCCCCTGGAAATATCATCATATCTGCAGCAGGCCCAAAG GTACGGATGCTGAGGAAGTCCAAACACAAACAGAAGAAGCAGCCTGCCAGCCTGAAAGAGAGGCGATCCGAAAGCCCTTCGTCCAGTGATGGGGGACACTGA